In a genomic window of Epinephelus lanceolatus isolate andai-2023 chromosome 3, ASM4190304v1, whole genome shotgun sequence:
- the cep20 gene encoding centrosomal protein 20, with amino-acid sequence MATIAELKCAVRETLESRGVLGQLKARIRAEVFSALDDQREPRPPLSHENLLINELIREYLEFNKYRYAASVLTAESGQPEVPLDRQFLANELKVSEDLSSKSVPLLYGLVSHFVNSSDNSGKVFLQGSSLPATSNTAPGPDA; translated from the exons ATGGCGACCATCGCTGAACTCAAGTGTG CGGTGAGGGAAACGCTGGAGTCCCGTGGTGTCCTGGGTCAGTTGAAAGCTCGTATCCGGGCAGAGGTGTTCAGCGCCCTGGATGACCAGCGGGAGCCTCGTCCGCCGCTGTCCCACGAAAACCTGCTCATCAACGAGCTCATCCGGGAGTACCTGGAGTTCAACAAGTACAGATACGCTGCATCTGTACTGACAGCAG aGTCCGGCCAACCTGAAGTTCCCTTGGACAGACAGTTCCTGGCAAATGAGCTGAAAGTTTCAGAGGATCTGAGCTCCAAGTCTGT ACCTCTCCTCTATGGCCTGGTGAGCCACTTTGTGAACAGCAGTGACAACAGTGGAAAGGTGTTTCTGCAGGGTTCCTCTCTGCCTGCTACCAGCAACACAGCACCTGGACCAGATGCCTAA